In Paractinoplanes brasiliensis, the following proteins share a genomic window:
- a CDS encoding TetR/AcrR family transcriptional regulator: protein MARPRQVLLTREKIVEAASALVDAEGLDALSVRRLATELGVQGPSLYNHFPTKASIVDAVADAVIAQVDVSAFGDCDWPEALRRWAHSYRNVLSEHPNIVPVLARGPGRRPASLAMAEAVYGALVDAGWSYAQATHIGALMRYLVTGSSLGSFALGFDVDPDLYERYPHLRHAPRLAEHHEAVDEGAFELGLDLLITGLTARHEMRTR from the coding sequence ATGGCGAGGCCACGGCAGGTCCTCCTGACCAGGGAGAAGATCGTCGAGGCAGCCTCGGCTCTGGTCGACGCCGAAGGGCTGGACGCGCTGTCGGTGCGCCGGCTCGCCACCGAGCTGGGCGTGCAGGGGCCCTCGCTCTACAACCACTTCCCGACCAAGGCCTCGATCGTCGACGCGGTCGCCGACGCCGTGATCGCGCAGGTCGACGTCTCGGCCTTCGGCGACTGCGACTGGCCCGAGGCCCTGCGCCGCTGGGCCCACTCGTACCGCAACGTGCTCAGCGAACATCCGAACATCGTGCCGGTGCTGGCCCGGGGCCCCGGCCGGCGGCCCGCCTCGCTGGCGATGGCCGAGGCCGTGTACGGGGCGCTGGTCGACGCCGGCTGGAGTTATGCACAGGCCACGCACATCGGCGCTCTCATGAGATACCTGGTCACGGGCTCGTCGCTCGGGTCCTTCGCGCTCGGCTTCGACGTCGATCCCGACCTCTACGAACGTTATCCACACCTTCGGCACGCACCCCGTCTGGCGGAGCATCATGAAGCCGTGGACGAGGGCGCCTTCGAACTCGGACTGGACCTGCTGATCACCGGCCTCACGGCCCGACACGAGATGAGGACCCGCTGA
- a CDS encoding aldehyde dehydrogenase family protein, translating to MTSLDRPHLYIGGEWVPPASAETIPVENPATEQVLAHVPAGTAADVDRAVAAARAAFESWSVARDRAEVLDRLHTALASRAAEIARVVGLELGTPLKIAKAVQAGLPITVLRSYADLASRHSSAGEIGNSLIEREPIGVVGAITPWNYPLHQVVAKVAAALAAGCTVVLKPSELTPLVAFLLVDAAEEARVPAGVLNVVTGTGPVVGAAIAGHPAVDMVSFTGSTATGRAITHAAADRIAKVALELGGKSANVILEDADLVRAVKVGVGNAYLNSGQTCTAWTRMLVHESHYDEAVSLAAKTAGGYTVGDPFDESTRLGPLVSRAQRDRVLGFILRATARLVAGGADAPVPPLGHFVAPTVFADVDPDSELAQEEVFGPVLSIIPFSSDDEAVAIANNSKYGLAGGVWGSEERALAVARRMRTGQVDINGAAFNPLAPFGGYKQSGVGRELGEHGLAEFQQVKAIQR from the coding sequence ATGACATCGCTCGACCGGCCCCACCTCTACATCGGCGGGGAGTGGGTTCCGCCCGCCTCGGCCGAGACGATCCCGGTGGAAAATCCGGCCACCGAGCAGGTGCTGGCCCACGTGCCCGCGGGCACGGCGGCCGACGTCGATCGGGCGGTCGCGGCGGCCCGGGCGGCGTTCGAGAGCTGGTCGGTGGCGCGGGATCGGGCCGAGGTGCTCGATCGGTTGCACACGGCGCTGGCCTCCCGTGCGGCCGAGATCGCCCGGGTGGTCGGGCTCGAACTGGGCACCCCCCTCAAGATCGCCAAGGCGGTGCAGGCGGGGCTTCCGATCACTGTCCTTCGCTCGTACGCCGACCTGGCCTCCCGGCATTCTTCCGCCGGGGAGATCGGCAACTCGCTGATCGAGCGTGAGCCGATCGGGGTGGTCGGCGCGATCACCCCGTGGAACTATCCGCTGCACCAGGTGGTGGCCAAGGTCGCCGCCGCCCTGGCCGCGGGTTGCACGGTGGTGCTCAAGCCGAGCGAGCTGACTCCGCTGGTGGCGTTCCTGCTCGTCGACGCGGCCGAAGAGGCACGGGTTCCGGCCGGCGTGCTCAACGTGGTCACCGGCACGGGCCCGGTCGTGGGGGCCGCCATCGCCGGGCACCCCGCCGTCGACATGGTCTCGTTCACCGGCTCGACGGCGACCGGGCGCGCGATCACGCATGCCGCCGCCGACCGGATCGCCAAGGTGGCGCTCGAACTCGGCGGCAAGTCGGCCAACGTCATCCTCGAGGACGCCGATCTCGTACGGGCCGTGAAGGTGGGCGTGGGCAACGCGTACCTCAACTCCGGGCAGACCTGCACGGCGTGGACCAGGATGCTGGTGCACGAGAGCCACTACGACGAGGCTGTGTCGCTGGCCGCCAAGACCGCAGGCGGTTACACCGTCGGTGATCCTTTCGACGAGTCGACGCGTCTTGGGCCGCTGGTCTCCCGGGCCCAACGTGACCGGGTGCTCGGCTTCATTCTGCGGGCGACGGCTCGGCTGGTCGCCGGCGGAGCCGATGCGCCGGTGCCGCCTCTGGGACATTTCGTCGCGCCGACGGTCTTCGCCGACGTCGACCCCGATAGCGAACTCGCGCAGGAAGAGGTCTTCGGCCCGGTGCTGTCGATCATTCCGTTCTCGTCCGACGACGAGGCCGTGGCGATCGCCAACAACTCCAAGTACGGTCTGGCCGGCGGTGTCTGGGGCTCCGAGGAACGCGCGCTGGCCGTGGCCCGGCGGATGCGTACGGGCCAGGTCGACATCAACGGCGCGGCGTTCAACCCGCTCGCGCCGTTCGGCGGCTACAAGCAATCCGGTGTCGGACGTGAACTGGGTGAGCACGGGCTCGCCGAGTTCCAGCAGGTGAAGGCGATCCAGCGATGA
- a CDS encoding alcohol dehydrogenase catalytic domain-containing protein has product MTAYFQGLVLPGAGERPRVAELRRPEVGPGQVRVRVRAAGVCHSDLSMVNGTIRPSYPLVLGHEAAGEVVEVGANVTRAAVGDHVVLNWQPACRTCWFCEQGEPWLCSTSSGVASLENGVTLDGVPVHVALGLGAFAEQVVAPEKAVIRVPQSLPLEKAALLSCGVLTGAGAVRNTAQVGAGESVVVIGLGGVGLSVVAAARAAGAAQVIAVDVTEAKKGLAEAAGATDFVVSSDALSKDIRGRTSGRGADHAFECVGRAATIRAAWRATRRGGKVTIVGMGSNDDLVSLSALDIFSSARTLRSSVYGSADPDLEIPRLADDVLTGRLTLDHLITDRIPLSAIPSAFDQMTRGEGARSLVTL; this is encoded by the coding sequence ATGACGGCGTACTTCCAGGGCCTGGTGCTTCCGGGGGCGGGCGAACGACCCCGCGTGGCCGAGTTGCGCCGGCCTGAGGTCGGGCCGGGGCAGGTCCGCGTACGGGTGCGGGCGGCCGGGGTGTGCCACTCCGACCTGTCCATGGTGAACGGCACCATCCGCCCGTCATACCCGCTGGTGCTGGGGCACGAGGCGGCGGGTGAGGTCGTCGAGGTCGGAGCCAACGTCACCCGTGCCGCCGTCGGCGATCACGTGGTGCTCAACTGGCAGCCCGCCTGCCGCACGTGCTGGTTCTGCGAACAGGGCGAGCCGTGGCTGTGCTCCACGTCGTCGGGCGTGGCGTCCCTCGAGAACGGCGTGACGCTGGACGGCGTGCCGGTGCACGTGGCCCTGGGCCTGGGCGCCTTCGCCGAGCAGGTGGTCGCCCCCGAGAAAGCGGTGATCCGCGTCCCTCAATCGCTGCCACTCGAAAAGGCCGCCCTGTTGAGCTGCGGCGTGCTGACCGGAGCAGGAGCGGTGCGCAACACGGCGCAGGTCGGCGCGGGCGAGTCGGTCGTGGTGATCGGCCTGGGCGGGGTGGGCCTCTCCGTGGTCGCCGCTGCCCGCGCCGCCGGCGCCGCCCAGGTGATCGCGGTCGACGTCACCGAGGCCAAGAAGGGCCTGGCCGAGGCCGCGGGCGCCACCGACTTCGTGGTCTCGTCCGACGCCCTCTCCAAAGACATCCGAGGCCGAACCTCGGGCCGCGGCGCCGACCACGCCTTCGAGTGCGTGGGCCGCGCCGCCACCATCCGAGCCGCGTGGCGCGCCACCCGCCGCGGCGGCAAGGTCACGATCGTCGGCATGGGCTCCAACGACGACCTCGTGTCCCTGTCAGCCCTCGACATCTTCTCGTCGGCGCGCACGCTGCGCTCCTCGGTCTACGGCTCCGCCGACCCCGACCTCGAGATCCCCCGCCTCGCCGACGACGTCCTGACGGGCCGCCTCACCCTCGACCACCTGATCACCGACCGCATCCCGCTGTCCGCCATCCCCTCAGCCTTCGACCAAATGACCCGCGGCGAGGGCGCCCGCTCCCTGGTGACCCTGTGA
- a CDS encoding Uma2 family endonuclease yields the protein MSGLPDWMWPPRPEGWFADDLDHLPEAPRRTELIDGALVFVLSPQRIWHARVVDALVSRLGRQKPSDIEVERQITVRLDERNRSEPDFLIATPPYGLDVTFFEPHQVRLVGEVESPESAHRDRTVKLRKYAEAGIPHYWRVEDEDGSPVVHAYELDAPTRQYVATGIHRHELRTPVPFTIEIDLDALLSGRRG from the coding sequence GTGTCTGGGCTGCCCGATTGGATGTGGCCTCCCCGCCCCGAAGGGTGGTTCGCCGACGACCTCGACCACCTGCCCGAGGCGCCGCGCCGCACCGAGCTGATCGATGGTGCACTCGTCTTCGTGCTGTCTCCCCAGCGCATCTGGCACGCGCGCGTCGTCGACGCGTTGGTCAGCCGGCTCGGGCGACAGAAGCCGTCAGACATCGAGGTCGAGCGCCAGATCACTGTGAGACTGGACGAACGGAATCGTTCCGAACCCGACTTCCTGATCGCTACCCCGCCCTACGGTTTGGACGTCACCTTCTTTGAGCCGCACCAGGTTCGACTGGTCGGCGAGGTGGAGTCGCCCGAGTCCGCACACCGCGACCGGACGGTCAAGCTGCGCAAGTACGCCGAAGCCGGGATCCCGCACTACTGGCGCGTCGAGGACGAGGACGGCTCACCGGTCGTCCACGCATACGAACTCGACGCACCCACCCGGCAGTACGTGGCAACGGGGATTCATCGCCACGAGTTGCGTACCCCCGTGCCGTTCACCATCGAGATCGATCTGGACGCGTTGCTGTCCGGCCGCAGGGGCTGA
- a CDS encoding DUF6886 family protein produces MRPRDGEVLHFSEDPTIARFVPHVAPTSVEGEAYVWGVGFDRAPDYWFPRQCPRAMAWVEDTTSDVDRERIVGAGCGVRVHAVEFGWLEAMRTVKLFAYRLPAAPFRVIGAERHAMVATETVEPLGPPEKVGDLFDLHAAAGIQLRVLPSLWPFWDEVTRSTLGFSGIRLRNARPAKP; encoded by the coding sequence ATGCGGCCTCGGGATGGGGAAGTTCTGCATTTCAGTGAAGACCCGACCATCGCGCGGTTTGTGCCGCACGTTGCGCCCACGTCGGTGGAGGGGGAGGCGTACGTCTGGGGTGTGGGGTTTGATCGGGCGCCCGACTATTGGTTTCCGCGGCAGTGTCCGCGGGCCATGGCGTGGGTCGAGGACACCACGTCCGATGTGGATCGGGAGCGGATTGTGGGGGCCGGGTGCGGGGTGAGGGTGCACGCCGTTGAGTTCGGGTGGCTGGAGGCCATGCGTACGGTGAAGCTGTTCGCCTATCGGTTGCCGGCTGCGCCGTTCCGGGTGATCGGGGCCGAGCGGCATGCGATGGTGGCCACCGAGACGGTTGAGCCGTTGGGGCCGCCGGAAAAGGTGGGTGACCTGTTCGACCTGCACGCGGCGGCCGGGATTCAGCTGCGGGTGCTCCCCAGCTTGTGGCCGTTCTGGGACGAGGTCACCAGGAGCACGCTCGGGTTCAGCGGAATTCGGCTGCGGAACGCGAGGCCAGCAAAGCCGTGA
- a CDS encoding TetR/AcrR family transcriptional regulator → MTSGQQRVDGRTARSERTRNAIVDAHLQLIGEGDLRPTADRIAKTAGVSLRALWSHFADMEALFTASGKRVLEVRDAAHRPISPALPLPERIDAYCRQRARLLEQIGPTAKAAAVKEPFSETLRRYRRMHVQRVRDELAALFADELRGNDELLDALTAVSMWPTWSTWRENMDLSVNAARARLNRTITALLASRSAAEFR, encoded by the coding sequence GTGACTTCAGGACAGCAACGCGTCGACGGGCGTACGGCCCGTTCCGAACGCACCAGAAACGCCATCGTCGACGCCCACCTGCAGCTGATCGGCGAGGGTGACCTGCGCCCGACCGCCGACCGCATCGCCAAGACGGCCGGCGTCTCGCTGCGTGCCCTGTGGAGCCACTTCGCCGACATGGAAGCGTTGTTCACGGCCAGCGGCAAACGGGTGCTCGAGGTGCGTGACGCCGCGCACCGCCCGATCTCCCCCGCTCTGCCGCTGCCCGAACGCATCGACGCCTACTGCCGGCAACGGGCTCGCCTGCTCGAACAAATAGGACCCACGGCAAAGGCGGCGGCCGTCAAGGAACCGTTCTCCGAGACGCTGCGACGCTATCGCCGCATGCACGTCCAACGGGTCCGCGACGAACTGGCCGCCCTCTTCGCCGACGAGCTCCGCGGAAACGACGAACTGCTCGACGCCCTCACCGCCGTCAGCATGTGGCCGACCTGGTCGACGTGGCGCGAAAACATGGACCTCTCGGTGAACGCCGCGCGGGCCCGCCTCAACCGCACCATCACGGCTTTGCTGGCCTCGCGTTCCGCAGCCGAATTCCGCTGA